A window of Aeromicrobium sp. A1-2 contains these coding sequences:
- the nth gene encoding endonuclease III, whose product MPSDVSRPETTLVRRARKINRVLAETYPEAGCELDFRTPFELLVATVLSAQTTDRRVNAITPALFAAFPDARAMAAADRAALEELIRPTGFFRAKTESLLRLSADLVEHHDGEVPGRLPELVALRGVGRKTANVVLGNAFGVPGLTVDTHFARLVRRFKWVPGEIAKDPVKTERAVAAIFPAKDWTMLSHRLIWHGRRCCHAKKPACGACPVAQWCPAFGTGPIDPVEAAALITTQGPA is encoded by the coding sequence GTGCCGAGCGATGTGTCCCGACCCGAGACGACGCTGGTACGGCGGGCCCGAAAGATCAACCGAGTGCTCGCCGAGACTTATCCAGAAGCCGGCTGCGAGCTGGACTTCCGCACGCCCTTCGAGCTGCTCGTCGCTACGGTGCTGTCAGCGCAGACCACGGATCGGCGGGTCAACGCGATCACACCGGCCCTGTTCGCCGCCTTTCCCGACGCGCGGGCGATGGCCGCAGCGGACCGGGCGGCCCTCGAGGAGCTGATTCGGCCGACCGGGTTCTTCCGGGCCAAGACCGAGAGCCTGTTGCGGCTGTCCGCCGATCTGGTCGAGCACCACGACGGCGAGGTGCCAGGCCGGCTCCCTGAGCTGGTCGCCCTGCGCGGTGTGGGGCGCAAGACCGCCAACGTCGTGCTCGGCAACGCCTTCGGGGTCCCGGGTCTGACGGTCGACACGCACTTCGCCCGCCTGGTCCGGCGGTTCAAGTGGGTGCCGGGCGAGATCGCCAAGGACCCGGTCAAGACCGAGCGTGCCGTCGCCGCGATCTTCCCAGCGAAGGACTGGACGATGTTGAGCCACCGACTGATCTGGCACGGGCGCCGTTGCTGTCACGCCAAGAAGCCCGCCTGCGGTGCGTGCCCGGTCGCGCAGTGGTGCCCGGCGTTCGGCACCGGGCCGATCGACCCCGTCGAGGCGGCGGCCCTCATCACGACGCAGGGCCCCGCATGA
- a CDS encoding Crp/Fnr family transcriptional regulator gives MTDDVLRQAPLFSGLDDEVAAALESSMSSTSLRRGEILFNEGDDGNQLYVVTDGKIKLGRTSPDGRENLLAILGPGQMFGELSFFDPGPRSATATAVTDVELKSLGHEALSPVLNAHPDVAHALLNQLAGRLRRTNEVVGDLVFSDVPGRVAKALLDLASRFGRRADDGVHVNHDLTQEELAQLVGASRETVNKALADFASRGWLRLEPRSVVILDLERLQRRAR, from the coding sequence GTGACCGACGACGTTCTCCGCCAGGCACCGCTGTTCTCAGGCCTCGACGACGAGGTGGCAGCGGCCCTCGAGTCATCGATGTCGTCAACCTCGCTGCGTCGCGGGGAGATCCTCTTCAACGAGGGCGATGACGGCAACCAGCTGTATGTCGTCACCGACGGCAAGATCAAGCTCGGCCGCACCTCACCGGACGGTCGGGAGAACCTGCTGGCGATCCTCGGTCCCGGACAAATGTTCGGCGAGCTCTCCTTCTTCGATCCCGGACCGCGCTCGGCCACGGCCACTGCCGTCACCGACGTCGAGCTCAAGAGTCTCGGACACGAAGCGCTGAGCCCCGTGCTCAATGCACACCCCGACGTCGCGCACGCCCTGCTCAACCAACTGGCCGGTCGACTGCGTCGCACCAACGAGGTCGTCGGCGACCTGGTGTTCTCCGACGTTCCCGGCCGTGTCGCCAAGGCGCTGCTCGATCTGGCCTCGCGCTTCGGTCGTCGGGCCGACGACGGCGTGCACGTCAACCACGACCTCACGCAGGAGGAGCTGGCTCAGCTCGTCGGCGCCTCGCGCGAGACCGTCAACAAGGCCCTCGCCGACTTCGCGTCGCGCGGCTGGCTGCGCCTCGAACCGCGCAGCGTCGTGATCCTGGACCTCGAGCGTCTGCAGCGCCGCGCCCGCTGA
- a CDS encoding MBL fold metallo-hydrolase gives MTHTVTDRAAYMLAANPGVMTLDGTNTWILREPGAERSVVVDPGPADEAHLQAVLAAAGTVGLILFTHRHFDHTAALGRFVELTGAPTRSIDPEFTRAAEPLVDGETIDVDGLEMEVLATPGHTTDSVCFRLPAEGSLLTGDTILGRGTTVIAHPDGVLGPYLDSLAHVRELVEEGLVVRILPGHGPVVDDPAGVVDFYLEHRAERLDQVRAAVDSGGITPRAVVETVYRDVDETLWPAAELSVAAQLAYLQA, from the coding sequence ATGACCCACACCGTGACTGATCGTGCGGCCTACATGCTGGCCGCCAATCCTGGCGTCATGACGCTCGACGGGACCAACACGTGGATCCTGCGCGAGCCGGGCGCGGAGCGCTCGGTCGTCGTCGATCCGGGCCCGGCTGACGAGGCCCATCTGCAGGCGGTGCTCGCTGCGGCAGGGACCGTGGGGCTGATCCTCTTCACGCACCGTCACTTCGACCACACCGCTGCGCTCGGTCGCTTCGTCGAGCTGACCGGTGCGCCGACCCGCTCGATCGATCCGGAGTTCACCCGCGCCGCGGAGCCGCTCGTCGATGGGGAGACCATCGACGTGGACGGGCTCGAGATGGAGGTGCTCGCGACACCCGGGCACACGACCGACTCGGTGTGCTTCCGACTGCCCGCCGAGGGCTCGCTGTTGACCGGTGACACGATCCTGGGCCGCGGGACGACCGTGATTGCTCACCCCGACGGCGTCCTGGGGCCGTACCTCGACTCGTTGGCACACGTCCGTGAGCTCGTGGAAGAAGGTCTGGTGGTCCGCATCCTGCCGGGACACGGACCGGTCGTGGACGATCCAGCAGGCGTGGTCGACTTCTACCTCGAGCACCGGGCCGAGCGGCTGGATCAGGTACGCGCTGCTGTCGACTCGGGGGGCATCACCCCGCGGGCCGTCGTCGAGACGGTCTACCGAGACGTCGACGAGACTCTCTGGCCGGCAGCCGAGCTCAGCGTCGCCGCCCAGCTCGCCTACCTCCAGGCCTGA
- a CDS encoding NUDIX hydrolase translates to MPLPEALRSHVGREDEAAAPRDAATVVVVRDGEHGIEAYLLRRQQSMAFAPRMYVFPGGGVDDPDRFTDVPWAGPTPDVWAERLGCSEDIARGLVCAAVRETFEECGVLLAGPDEHSVVADTSGARFQDARLALEAHELTFGAYLAESGLVLRADLLGAWAHWITPTFEPRRYDTRFFVAVLPAGQAVGALAREADHATWAPLRDVLAAVDGGEAAMLPPTHVTCRDIAGLRTDQVLGAAAERRIHPIEPRLVEVEGELFLETDLGEFA, encoded by the coding sequence ATGCCACTGCCTGAGGCGCTTCGCTCGCACGTCGGCCGAGAGGACGAGGCGGCCGCTCCGCGCGACGCCGCCACCGTGGTGGTGGTCCGCGACGGCGAGCACGGCATCGAGGCCTACCTCCTGCGCCGTCAGCAGAGCATGGCTTTCGCCCCCCGGATGTATGTGTTCCCCGGCGGCGGCGTGGATGACCCCGACCGCTTCACGGACGTCCCGTGGGCGGGGCCGACGCCCGACGTGTGGGCCGAGCGGCTGGGCTGCAGCGAGGACATCGCGCGCGGGCTCGTGTGCGCCGCAGTGCGCGAGACGTTCGAGGAGTGTGGAGTGCTGCTCGCCGGGCCCGACGAGCACTCTGTCGTCGCGGACACCAGCGGTGCGAGGTTCCAGGACGCCAGGCTGGCGCTCGAGGCGCACGAGCTGACGTTCGGCGCCTACCTGGCCGAGTCCGGGCTGGTCCTTCGGGCCGATCTGCTGGGCGCATGGGCGCACTGGATCACGCCGACCTTCGAACCGCGACGCTACGACACCCGGTTCTTCGTGGCTGTGCTGCCCGCGGGACAGGCCGTCGGAGCCCTCGCGCGCGAGGCGGATCATGCGACGTGGGCGCCACTTCGCGACGTGTTGGCCGCGGTGGACGGAGGGGAGGCCGCGATGCTTCCGCCGACGCACGTGACATGTCGCGACATCGCCGGTCTGCGCACGGATCAAGTGCTTGGGGCGGCTGCCGAGCGTAGGATCCACCCCATCGAGCCCCGCCTCGTCGAGGTCGAGGGCGAGTTGTTCCTCGAGACCGACCTGGGGGAGTTCGCATGA
- a CDS encoding RidA family protein, with translation MSQVEERLSALGLEVPTVPAPVAAYVPAVRTGAYVFTSGQLPLRDGQLLLTGKVGGEVSAEEAHDCARQCALNAIAAVKSLVDDLDTVVRVVKATVFVASTPDFTGQPGVANGASELFGAAFGEAGQHARSAVGVPVLPLDAPVEVELIVEIG, from the coding sequence ATGAGCCAGGTCGAGGAGCGGTTGAGCGCGCTCGGTCTCGAGGTGCCGACGGTTCCGGCGCCGGTAGCGGCCTACGTCCCCGCAGTCCGCACGGGTGCCTACGTGTTCACCTCCGGACAGCTTCCGCTGCGCGACGGCCAGCTGCTGCTGACCGGCAAGGTCGGCGGCGAGGTGTCCGCCGAGGAGGCGCACGACTGCGCGCGCCAGTGCGCCCTCAACGCGATCGCGGCGGTCAAATCGCTGGTGGACGACCTCGACACGGTCGTGCGGGTCGTCAAAGCGACGGTCTTCGTGGCGAGCACCCCGGACTTCACCGGCCAGCCCGGTGTGGCCAATGGCGCCAGCGAGTTGTTCGGCGCGGCGTTCGGTGAGGCGGGCCAGCACGCGCGCAGCGCGGTTGGCGTGCCCGTCCTGCCGCTCGACGCTCCGGTCGAGGTCGAGCTCATCGTCGAGATCGGCTGA
- a CDS encoding DUF4177 domain-containing protein: protein MTKWEYLTAPVLVHATKQILDNFGQDGWELVQIVPGMNPENLVAYFKRPVA, encoded by the coding sequence ATGACCAAATGGGAGTACCTGACAGCACCCGTCCTCGTGCACGCCACGAAGCAGATCCTCGACAACTTCGGACAGGACGGTTGGGAGCTTGTACAGATCGTTCCCGGCATGAACCCCGAGAACCTCGTTGCCTACTTCAAGCGCCCCGTGGCATGA
- a CDS encoding ArsA-related P-loop ATPase, translating into MALSTQLHVVTGKGGTGKTTVAAALAMALAGQGKKVLLCEVEGRQGIAQLFDVPPLPYEERQIAVGLGGGEVYALAIDPEAALLEYLAMYYRLGRAGKALERFGIIDFATTIAPGVRDVLLTGKVYEAARRRTGNDFTYDAVIMDAPPTGRITRFLNVNSEVAGLAKVGPIRRQADSIMEMMRSSTTHVHLVTVLEEMPVQETIDGIADLQSERLPVGHVILNLVRPSLLSADTRDALAAGTLKPAKVAASLAKAALAKAAAPALVAGGEAHLERQRLQDGQREILQDCGRPLVELSSIRDGIDLGALFELAEQLGDLA; encoded by the coding sequence GTGGCTCTTTCGACCCAGCTCCATGTCGTCACCGGCAAAGGCGGCACCGGCAAGACAACGGTCGCCGCGGCTCTCGCGATGGCTCTGGCGGGGCAGGGCAAGAAGGTCCTGCTGTGCGAGGTCGAAGGACGACAGGGCATCGCCCAGCTTTTCGACGTTCCTCCGTTGCCCTATGAGGAGCGCCAGATCGCGGTCGGGCTGGGCGGCGGCGAGGTCTACGCCCTGGCGATCGATCCCGAGGCAGCGCTGCTGGAATACCTCGCGATGTACTACCGACTGGGTCGCGCGGGCAAGGCGCTCGAGCGGTTCGGCATCATCGACTTCGCCACGACGATCGCCCCCGGCGTGCGGGACGTCCTGCTGACCGGCAAGGTCTACGAGGCCGCGCGACGCCGCACCGGCAACGACTTCACCTACGACGCGGTCATCATGGACGCGCCACCCACAGGCCGGATCACCCGATTCCTCAACGTCAACTCCGAGGTCGCCGGGCTCGCCAAGGTCGGTCCGATCCGGCGGCAGGCCGACTCGATCATGGAGATGATGCGGTCCAGCACGACGCACGTCCACCTCGTCACGGTGCTCGAGGAGATGCCGGTGCAGGAGACCATCGACGGAATCGCCGACCTGCAGTCCGAGCGGCTTCCGGTCGGCCACGTGATCCTCAACCTGGTGCGGCCGTCGCTGCTCTCCGCCGACACGCGTGACGCCCTGGCGGCCGGGACGCTCAAGCCGGCCAAGGTAGCGGCCTCGCTGGCCAAAGCAGCCTTGGCCAAGGCCGCGGCACCCGCGCTGGTCGCCGGCGGCGAAGCGCACCTCGAGCGGCAGCGACTGCAGGACGGCCAGCGCGAAATCCTCCAGGACTGTGGCCGACCGCTCGTCGAGCTGTCATCGATCCGTGACGGCATCGACCTCGGCGCACTGTTCGAGCTCGCCGAGCAGCTAGGAGACCTCGCGTGA
- a CDS encoding ArsA-related P-loop ATPase, with protein MAHTLDVDRLLADRTTEIIVCCGSGGVGKTTTAAALALRAAEQGRTVCVLTIDPARRLAQAMGLTELDNTPRPVKGVGADGGSLDAMMLDMKRTFDEVVEAHATPEKAQQILANPFYVALSSSFAGTQEYMAMEKLGQLHAQASRAVQDPGGPETSEDPAVKAWDLIIVDTPPSRSALDFLDAPDRLSSLLDGRFIKLLLAPAKGPARLLSAGFGIVTSALNKVLGAQVLTDMQTFIAAFDTLFGGFRQRAERTYALLQADGTAFVVVAAPEPAAMREASYFVERLAGERMPLAGLVVNRVHQNGAEGITAADAESAGHKLASGTATDKMTADLLEIHAERMRVAAREARLKQRFTAAHPAVPTASIAALAGDVHDLDGLREIGDLLAAQAKKN; from the coding sequence ATCGCCCACACGCTCGACGTCGACCGGCTCCTGGCCGACCGCACGACCGAGATCATCGTCTGCTGCGGGTCCGGCGGTGTCGGCAAGACCACCACGGCAGCAGCGCTCGCCCTGCGCGCAGCCGAGCAGGGCCGCACCGTGTGCGTTTTGACGATCGACCCGGCGCGACGACTGGCCCAGGCGATGGGCCTCACCGAGCTCGACAACACACCTCGACCGGTCAAAGGCGTCGGGGCCGACGGCGGCAGTCTCGACGCCATGATGCTCGACATGAAACGGACCTTCGACGAGGTCGTCGAAGCCCACGCGACGCCAGAGAAGGCGCAGCAGATCCTGGCCAACCCGTTCTACGTCGCTTTGTCGAGCTCGTTCGCCGGCACCCAGGAGTACATGGCAATGGAGAAGCTGGGCCAGTTGCACGCCCAGGCGAGCCGGGCTGTCCAGGACCCCGGTGGACCCGAAACATCAGAAGATCCGGCCGTGAAGGCGTGGGACCTGATCATCGTCGACACACCGCCGTCGCGATCCGCGCTGGACTTCCTCGACGCGCCGGACCGGCTCTCATCTCTGCTGGACGGCCGCTTCATCAAGTTGCTGCTCGCTCCGGCCAAGGGCCCGGCCCGGCTGCTCAGCGCCGGCTTCGGGATCGTGACGAGCGCACTCAACAAGGTGCTCGGGGCACAGGTGCTGACCGACATGCAGACCTTCATCGCGGCATTCGACACCCTGTTCGGCGGTTTCCGCCAGCGCGCGGAGCGCACGTACGCGCTCCTGCAGGCCGACGGCACAGCGTTCGTCGTGGTCGCCGCTCCGGAGCCGGCCGCCATGCGCGAGGCGTCGTACTTCGTCGAGCGGCTGGCCGGCGAGCGCATGCCTCTGGCTGGTCTCGTGGTCAACCGGGTGCACCAGAACGGCGCCGAAGGAATCACCGCGGCTGACGCCGAGTCGGCTGGTCACAAGCTTGCGAGCGGCACCGCGACGGACAAGATGACGGCGGACCTGCTCGAGATCCACGCCGAGCGCATGCGGGTCGCGGCCCGCGAGGCTCGGTTGAAGCAGCGGTTCACTGCGGCCCACCCGGCAGTACCGACGGCATCGATAGCCGCCCTGGCCGGGGACGTGCACGACCTCGACGGACTGCGTGAGATCGGTGACCTGCTGGCCGCACAGGCCAAGAAGAACTAG
- a CDS encoding WhiB family transcriptional regulator → MWNENWAADAACRGKSDALFVKGAEQNRAKQVCGTCHVRAECLTEALDNRIEWGVWGGMTERERRALLRRRPNVTTWRSILSVAV, encoded by the coding sequence ATGTGGAACGAAAACTGGGCGGCTGACGCCGCGTGTCGCGGAAAGTCCGATGCGCTGTTCGTCAAGGGTGCCGAGCAGAACCGCGCCAAGCAGGTCTGCGGTACGTGCCACGTGCGGGCTGAATGCCTGACCGAAGCGCTGGACAACCGCATCGAGTGGGGCGTCTGGGGCGGAATGACCGAGCGCGAGCGGCGTGCGCTCCTGCGCCGCCGGCCCAACGTGACGACCTGGCGCAGCATCCTCTCCGTCGCTGTCTAG
- a CDS encoding transglycosylase domain-containing protein, whose protein sequence is MSWDEIRSSLRQAARREKQHDGPLSIIGTMALLSAVVGVLLAAVVIPGTALFAATANNVSNAIVDLPLRLDDQPNAQTTRLLASNGDLIAYFYEENRQDIPLDKISPVMQDALLSIEDARFYQHGALDLKGTLRALVNNASEGQTQGGSSITQQLVKLTLVSQATTKEQRLAAIKKSTSRKIRELKLAISYEEQHTKKEILERYLNLAYFGDSAYGISAASYHYFSVSPAKLNVRQAATLAGLVKNPVEFDPGVYPEKALARRNTVLAVMARLGKITEADATKYQAEPLGLKITEYPNGCVSTVAEFSCDYVRRYLLTQDALGADTEERQRALERGGLTIKSTIDVDKQKATNKAVTATVKAKDGAIGALAMIEPGTGAVRALTQSRPMGRDKKKGQSFINFTVPTAYGDSGGFPAGSTFKMFTVAAALKQGISVGQSFNSPSKMTVPSGTYFDCEGRGTSPWPVSNSTSSGVMNMYTGTRLSVNTYFAQLEKKAGLCNTVRAAESMGITVPEQDIVGPFTLGVTSVSPLDMAAAYATAASGGMYCEPLPVTEIVDASGKTVKKFKPSCKRVLTEDQAAQINDILRGVQEPGGFGFSNGTGLRVASAAKTGTTQDNKAVWYAGYTPDLATAAMIAGVSSNGNPKSLAGVTINGRFLNFGSVGGSSLAGPMWAKAMQAIQGSLDGENFQRPPQGKPAPPKVEKKEKKPSSDQGANDGGGPA, encoded by the coding sequence ATGTCTTGGGACGAAATTCGCTCATCGCTGCGCCAAGCAGCCCGGCGTGAGAAGCAGCATGACGGACCCCTCTCGATCATCGGCACGATGGCGCTGCTGTCCGCCGTCGTCGGCGTGCTTCTCGCCGCGGTCGTCATCCCCGGCACAGCCTTGTTCGCCGCGACGGCCAACAACGTCAGCAATGCCATCGTCGACCTCCCGTTGCGCCTGGACGACCAGCCCAACGCACAGACCACGCGCCTGCTGGCCTCCAACGGCGACCTGATCGCGTACTTCTACGAGGAGAACCGGCAAGACATCCCGCTCGACAAGATCTCTCCGGTCATGCAGGACGCCCTGCTGTCGATCGAGGATGCCCGCTTCTACCAGCACGGAGCACTCGATCTCAAGGGCACGCTCCGCGCGCTCGTCAACAACGCCTCGGAGGGCCAGACCCAGGGCGGCTCGTCGATCACCCAGCAGCTGGTCAAGCTGACTCTCGTGTCGCAGGCCACGACCAAGGAGCAGCGGCTCGCCGCTATCAAGAAGTCGACCTCGCGCAAGATCCGTGAGCTCAAGCTCGCCATCTCGTACGAGGAGCAGCACACCAAGAAGGAGATCCTCGAGCGCTACCTCAACCTCGCGTACTTCGGTGACAGCGCCTACGGCATCAGCGCCGCGAGCTATCACTACTTCTCGGTGAGCCCCGCCAAGCTCAACGTTCGTCAGGCCGCGACCCTGGCAGGGCTGGTCAAGAACCCCGTCGAGTTCGATCCCGGCGTCTATCCCGAGAAGGCCCTCGCCCGGCGCAACACGGTGCTGGCGGTCATGGCCCGGCTCGGCAAGATCACCGAAGCCGATGCGACGAAGTACCAGGCTGAGCCCCTGGGCCTCAAGATCACCGAGTACCCCAATGGTTGCGTCTCCACGGTCGCCGAGTTCTCCTGCGACTATGTCCGTCGCTACCTGCTCACGCAGGACGCCCTGGGTGCCGACACCGAGGAGCGCCAGCGAGCGCTCGAGCGGGGCGGCCTGACGATCAAGTCCACGATCGACGTGGACAAGCAGAAGGCCACCAACAAAGCCGTCACCGCGACGGTCAAGGCCAAGGACGGGGCGATCGGCGCACTCGCGATGATCGAGCCCGGTACCGGCGCAGTGCGTGCCCTGACCCAGTCGCGGCCGATGGGACGGGACAAGAAGAAGGGCCAGTCCTTCATCAACTTCACGGTGCCGACGGCCTATGGCGACTCGGGCGGCTTCCCGGCCGGGTCGACGTTCAAGATGTTCACCGTCGCGGCGGCGCTCAAGCAGGGCATCAGCGTCGGTCAGTCCTTCAACTCACCAAGCAAGATGACCGTGCCGTCCGGCACCTACTTCGACTGTGAGGGTCGCGGCACCTCGCCATGGCCGGTCAGCAACTCGACGTCGTCAGGTGTCATGAACATGTACACCGGGACGCGGCTGTCCGTGAACACGTACTTCGCTCAGCTCGAGAAGAAGGCCGGACTCTGCAACACCGTGCGCGCCGCCGAGTCGATGGGCATCACGGTCCCCGAGCAGGACATCGTCGGCCCGTTCACCCTCGGCGTCACGAGCGTCAGCCCGCTCGACATGGCGGCCGCCTACGCCACCGCCGCGTCCGGCGGGATGTACTGCGAGCCGCTGCCGGTCACCGAGATCGTCGACGCCAGCGGCAAGACCGTCAAAAAGTTCAAGCCGAGCTGCAAGCGGGTCCTCACCGAGGACCAGGCGGCGCAGATCAACGACATCCTTCGCGGCGTGCAGGAGCCCGGCGGCTTCGGGTTCTCCAACGGCACAGGACTGCGGGTGGCTTCAGCCGCCAAAACCGGCACGACCCAGGACAACAAGGCGGTCTGGTACGCCGGCTACACGCCGGACCTGGCGACCGCCGCGATGATTGCCGGCGTTAGCTCGAACGGCAACCCCAAGTCTCTCGCGGGCGTCACGATCAACGGCCGATTCCTCAACTTCGGGTCGGTCGGCGGCAGCTCGCTCGCCGGACCCATGTGGGCCAAGGCGATGCAGGCGATCCAGGGCTCCCTGGACGGCGAGAACTTCCAGAGGCCCCCTCAGGGCAAGCCAGCTCCACCAAAGGTCGAGAAGAAGGAAAAAAAGCCTAGCTCCGACCAAGGAGCCAATGACGGCGGGGGCCCGGCCTGA
- a CDS encoding GatB/YqeY domain-containing protein: MSALKDQLHSDLITSMKARDALRTSTLRMVLSAITNAEVAGKEVRELTDEDVIAVLGSEAKKRREAAEAFAEGDRSELAEKEKAEAAILADYLPAQLTADEITAIVTAAVDSTESAGAGMKAMGRVMGVVSPQVKGKADGGAVAAEVKRQLGA, translated from the coding sequence ATGTCAGCTCTCAAGGACCAGCTCCACTCCGACCTCATCACCTCGATGAAGGCGCGCGACGCCCTTCGCACCTCGACCCTGCGGATGGTTCTCTCAGCGATCACGAATGCCGAGGTGGCCGGCAAGGAGGTCCGCGAGCTGACCGATGAGGACGTCATTGCGGTCCTGGGGTCCGAGGCCAAGAAGCGTCGCGAGGCCGCTGAGGCGTTCGCTGAGGGCGACCGTTCCGAGCTCGCCGAGAAGGAGAAGGCCGAGGCCGCGATCCTCGCCGACTACCTGCCCGCGCAACTGACCGCCGACGAGATCACCGCGATCGTCACGGCCGCCGTCGACTCGACCGAGTCTGCCGGGGCGGGCATGAAGGCCATGGGCCGCGTCATGGGAGTCGTGTCACCCCAGGTCAAGGGCAAGGCAGACGGTGGTGCCGTCGCGGCCGAGGTCAAGCGCCAGCTGGGCGCCTGA